A region of the Desulfuribacillus alkaliarsenatis genome:
TATTCCGTTTCTGTTTCTTACCAATAATTCGTCGAAAACACAAAAGCAGGTAGCTGACAAAATATGTGCCTTTGGTCTTGATATAACTGAAGATCATGTTTATACATCAAGTATGGCTGCAGCTAGGTATTTATTAGAGACAAATAAAACCAGTGAAGATAAACAAAATGATACAGTAAGTGTCTGGATAATTGGGGAGGATGGACTTAGGGATGCAATGCAGTCAGTTGGAATTCCTGAGAACGAAACAAATCCCACTTATGTAGTTATGGGTATTGATCATTACATCAGCTATGAAAAACTTGCAACAGCTTGTTTAGCAATAACTAACGGCGCTAAGTTATTAGCAACGAATTTAGATCGAGCAATACCGACAGAACGGGGCTTGCTTCCTGGCAATGGTTCCCTAGTATCTGTAGTGACGACCGCAACTGGTGTAAATCCAATAGTAGTTGGCAAACCAACAAGTATTATAACGAGATTTGCCCTTGAAAAAATAGGCTTATCGAAGGAAGATGTAATTATGGTTGGAGATAATTATGACACGGATATACGTACGGGCTTTAATGCAGGTATGGACACACTGCTAGTATATTCAGGCTTAACAACTAAGGAAGAAGTCTCAACATATGAGCAGAAACCTACATATGAAGTAGATACGCTAAAGAACTGGGATATTTTATAAGTCTAATTAGATAAGTCGGCTATTAACAAGTTAAATACCCATAAGGTATCTTATTACTAGACATAATTGACTATTAGGTTGGAATATGAAATAATGTTATTAGAACTAAGCTAACATGTAATAGCAATAAAGCTTATTACTGTTTCTTACCCCGACATTATATTTGAAGAAAGGCAATTTAATATTGCGTATCTTCAGGGGCTGCTAAACTAGCAGCTCTATTTTTTTGCTTAGCATTATGTATACAACTTGATTTGATACATATACATGTTACTATTAAATTACAAGGCTGATTAGGATTTAGAATTTGGAGGAGCAATATATATGGATTTGACTGTTTTTAACCATTACTTTGAAGGTATTATACTAAACTGGCAGGAAGTCCTTGCCCATAGGTATTTTTATGCAACTATTGTTGTCATAGCATTTTTTGTTTTTCGAAAGCTTGTGGTAAATCGAGTATTTCGTTTTGTTGCGAAGCGATTAGAGGTGAAGACAACAGCTGACAAAGAGTGCATTCGGACGCAGCTTTTTCAAAAAATATTTGCAGCAGTGTCGTATTCTTTAAGGAATATCTTTTTTATTGTTGGACTTATTACAGCTGTATATATTGCCCAATTTTCACCACGGGTTGAATTTGTGTTTATTCACTTTTTGAGATCTTTAATTATTTTTTTCGTAGGGCTAGGCTTCTACAGATTATTAGATGCTTTGAAGGTTGATATTGATAAACTGTTTAAGTTCTTCAATGAGAAGTTCGATAAAATTCTAATAGATTTTACATTGAAGGTTTCTAAGGGTCTAGTGATAGTAACTACGGTGTTATTGATTATGGATGTATGGGGATTTGAAGTATCAACCTTTATTGCTGGGCTTGGACTAGGGGGATTAGCTTTTGCGCTAGCAGCAAAGGATTTAGTGGCTAATATCTTTGCTGGCTTTGTTGTTATTACTGACAAGCCTTACTCAATTGGTGATTGGATTGAGAGTCCTGACGTGGAAGGGACGGTAGAGGAAATAACATTCCGCAGTACGAAGGTTAGAACCTTTGCCAATGCAATTGTAACGGTTCCTAATGCTAAGCTAGTTGATGGGGCAATTACTAACTGGACGAGAATGCGTAAGCGTAGAATTAGCTTCAAGCTAGGTGTCACTTATTCTACTTCAGTGACGCAGTTGCGTACGGTGGTAAAACGTATTGAAGAAATGTTACGTAGTCATCCTGAGGTTGACCAAGATGTTATTTTTGTGAAGTTTAACGAATTTGCGGATAGTAGCTTAAATATATTTATGTATTATTTTACAAGAACAACCGTCTGGGGTGAATTTCTAGCTGTTAGAGAGGACACTCTTATGAAAGTTATGGAGATTCTAAAAGAAGAAGGGGTTAGCGTTGCGTTCCCATCCCGTTCTTTGTACATTGAGAACAGCGATTGTGATAAGGTTAAGGAGACGAATTCAATTAAAGATGAAAATATAAAAACTGAGCAAGATAAAGAGGTATAACAAAATTGTTAAGTACAATATAATATTAATAACTATACAAAATATAAGAACTATACAAGCTACTAGATTGTGACCTAGTTAGTCTTGTATAGTTCTTTCTATCTTTTTGAGGCCTCGGCCTGCTTTTTAATTTCTGTAAGCATACCTGTAAACATAAAGCAATGTGCAGGCACAAGCGAATACCAATATATTAAGCCCTTTAAGCCTTTAGGTTCAAAGTAGGCAGTCTGCTCAACAATGACACGGGGGCTTCCTGAATCTTGATTTTCTGAATCTGTATTTCCTAGGTTTGAATCTTCTAGTTCATTAACTTTGTAGACTAACCAGGCCTTACCTGGAAGCTGCATTTCGGCTCGCAAACATAATAGTCTGTTAGGCTCAAGCTCCTCAACGCGCCAAACATCTAAAGGATCACCGACCCTTAAGGTAGTGTCACAGCGACGGCCTCTGAGAAGTCCTACTCCACCCATGAGCTTATCCCAGAAGCCACGGATTTTCCATAGAGTATTAGCGTAAAACCAGCCTTTGGCACCGCCGATACACTGAATTATGGAAAATGCTGTGTCGGCATTAGTGTTAAAGACCATTGACCTCGATTCAATGAACATGCCTTCTTTTTGAGCATAGGTTCTCCATGATTGCTCTGTATCTTGTTCTTGGTTAGATGGTAAGTTCGATGAAGCTATGGAACTAGACCAAATTGTTGGCAAGCTATTAGTTTTGTTATGTTCGATTGCTTTTTGGATAGCTTCTTTACAGCTCATTGGTTTTATAGTTGGAAATATTATTCTGGCTATATTATCAGTAACTACAACTTTGTTTCTCATTCCAGATATTAGAGGTATAGCCATTGTTTTTGAGATTGGGGTAACTAGGTGAACCCAACGTGCAGATAGCTCTGGTGTAAGAACTGGAACAACTATGATTCTACGTTTAAGGCCACGGAGTTTAGCGTATAGCAGAAGTAAACCCTTGTATGTAATGGTGTCTTGTGAACCAATTTCTATGACTTTTCCAATAGAATCAGGGGTTTCTATTGCAGCACTTAGATACTGCAATACATTATCTACGGCAATTGGTTGTGACTTTGTACTAACCCATTTAGGTGCAATCATAACAGGTAGGCGCTCTACGAGATATCTAATCATTTCAAAGGAAATACTGCCAGCTCCGATAATTTGCGCGGCACGAAATTCCGTTACAGGTATACCAGACTCTCGCAGCGTATCTCCAGTTATATGACGGCTTTTTAAATGTTCAGATAAATGATCAGCATCAGAGCCTAAGCCACTTAGGTAAATAATCCTTTGAACTCCAGCTTTTTTTGCTGCTACTGAAAAGTTTCTAGCTGCCTCTATATCTTGACTGTGGAAATTTCCTTTCTTAGCTTGTCCCATTGAGTGAATCAGATAATAAGCGACTGTAATGCCTGTAAAAACATCTTTTAGAGATTCAGGATTCAAAGCATCTCCCTGAATAAACTCTGCTTTACTCCAGCCCATACCTAGTAACCGGTTGGTGTTTCTAGTAAAGCAACGAACGGAATATCCCTTTTCTAATAATAATGGCACAAGCCGCCCACCTATGTAGCCAGTAGCACCAGTTACTAATATTGTATCTTTCACAGCTAGTCCTCCAAAACAGTATAGTGACACAAACAATTGCGAATTGGAACAAAAGGGTTTAGTTACTAAAAAATCATCATAGGTTTATTATACCATGAAAAATAGTTTGGGTTTAGGTCTAAAGTGTGAGGCATGTCATTGTTGGAAAGACCGAAACGATATACAATATCAGTACAAGGTGCGCCATTATAAAGGAGGGATTGTATATGTTTAATATACTGCTGAGGCCGATTGAGTTGCTGATGAATAGGTTGTCGTACATTAAGAAATTCATGGTTATTTTAATTGCAGGTGGAGCTTTAGTAATGCTAATTAATTATTTTTTGTTAAGTGAAATTAATGACAAAATCAAGATAGCGGAAGCACAATTAGTTGGAGCTCAGTATAATAATCAATTAAAGGATTTATTACGTGATTCTCAGCAACATCGTGGGTTGTCAAATGCGTATTTGAGTGGTGACGAGACAGTCAAAGGAGATTTAGAGAAACTTCGGGCTAGCGTTGACAATACAATCCAATCTATCTCCACTAATCGAGTGAACTTCCAACAAGCAATACAAGATGAGAATACATGGAATTCAATTGTCCAGCAATGGAATTCTATCAAAGCTAATTTTAATAATTATACAGAGGAAACAAGTTTTTCTGAGCATACAGTTATGGTAGACTACATACTAGCACTTATTAAAGATGTAGGAAATCAATCTGGATTAATCCTAGATACAGAATTAGATAGATATTACTTGATTGACGCCACTATTAATGAATTACCAGCATTATCAGAAGATATGGGGCAGTTACGTGCCCAGGGTGCTGCTATTATTAATCATGGTTATATTAGAGCAGAAGAAAGAATCGAAATACTTACATTGCAACGATCTGCTTTAATGAAGCTAGAGGATTTGATAGAAAATCTGCAAGTAGCTTTACAGGCAAATCCAAAGCTAGTTGATGAATTAAGACCGCTCATGGATACCCTACAAACAAACTCTAATATTTACCTTGATTTAGTAGAGAGGATGTTTATTACCGAAGAGCTACAACTATCTGATGCTAGACAATATTTTGCAATAGCTACAAGTGCGATAAATTCTGGTTTTAATATCTACGAGTTTGTTAGTGATTATGTAGATGAAGCATTTGAACAAAACCTACAGACGCAGAAACAATATAGATATATATTGGTAATAATGACACTAGGGGTTTCAATAGTAGTTTTATATTTCTTTGCTGGATTTTATGTATCAGTTATTAAGTCTATCAACACTTTAAATGAAGCTGCTAGTGCAGTTGCTAAAGGAGATTTAACTGTACGGGCACAGCTAGAAACTACAGATGAGCTTTCGCGTATAGGTAGAGCGTTTAATGAAATGGCTGACTCCCTAGCAGAACTAATAGCGAGTAGTAAAGAGGCTGCCAATCAGGTTGCATCCTCCTCGGTCGAACTTTCTGCAAGTGCTAGTGAAACGATGAATGCAACTAACGAAATAGCGCATGCAGTACAGGATGTAGCAAGTGGCGCAGAGTCCCAGGTGGAAAGTGCTAACGAGAGCTCCAGGGCTATGGAAGAAATGGCACAAGGAATTACAAGAATTGCAGAAAGTGCCTCTATCATAGCTGAATCAGCAGGTGAGATGTCTACTAAAGCATCCCACGGGAATGATAGCCTACAGGCAACGGTTGAACAGATGGGAGAAATACAGAAGGACACTGATAAAACAGCAAACACAGTAAGTGCGTTACAGCAAGATGCAGAAGAGATAGGTAGCATATTACAGCTGATTACAGATATATCTAGCCAAACAAATCTACTAGCGTTAAACGCAGCAATTGAGGCTGCTAGAGCTGGTGAGGCTGGTAGAGGCTTTGCTGTTGTAGCTGATGAAATTCGTAAGCTTGCAGACCAAACAGGTCAAGCAACAGGTCAAATTAGTGGGCTGATAGAGAAGATTCAGATGAATGTAAAAGGTTCTGCAGATTCAATGGCTAGTAGCAAACAGCAGGTTGATTTGGGGATAGCTAATATTAATGCTGTTAATAAAATGTTTAAGGATATAATCGATGTAGTAAATGATGTATCAAGGCAAATTGAAGAGCTCTCGTCTGTATCAGAAGAGATGGCAGCTGGATCTGAGGAAATTAGCGCCTCTGTACAAGAGCTTGCTAATATAGCTAAGCATACCTCTGACCAAACACAAAATATAGCTGCATCATCTGAAGAACAATTGGCCATTATGCAGGAAGTAGCTAAATCTGCTGAATCGTTAGAGGGAACGGCGAACGAATTAAGTAAGTTAGTATCACGATTTAAAGTTTAAATCATAGAATTTAAAGATATAAACGTATTAGTTAATGAGCTCAAATATTTTTGGGCTCATTAGTGTTTTCATATTGCATTGTTTCCTTTATAAGGTAATAATATATTTAGATTATAGCAGGGCTAAATATATAGAAAAAGTAGATTGGGTGGACACATGGGGGAGCATAAATACTTTACTGTTAATACGTTTTTAGTGTTTCTTATTATACTAATCTCAATATTCTGGGTGTATTCTATTACTGCAGAATTACATAGTACAGAAGAAACATATGTGAATTTAGCAATAGAAACAGCTGAATCTTACAGTGAGGCTGTGAGGGATATAAGGGATTGGGCGACGCGACATGGAGGCGTTTATGTACAAGTTACTGAGGAGAATACGCCGAATCCTTATCTGAATACTGAAAACAGAGAAGTAATAATAGACAATGATTTTATACTTACTAAACTGAATCCTGCATATGTAACTCGTCAGGTTTCAGAAATATCTGACGAACGAACAGGTATATATTTTACTGTAGTCAGTATTGAGCCAGTGAACCCAGCGAATATGGCAGACAGCTGGGAGGAGCACGCATTAGATAGTTTTACTAGAGAAGGAGCAGACAAGGTATATGAGGTTATAAAAACAGAAGCAGGACAATTATTTCGATATATAACACCAATATACTTAGTAGAAGGTTGTAAGGGCTGTCATGAGGAACAAGATCGACCAGTTGGCGAAGTAAGGGGAGGAATATCAGTTGCATTTCCTTATGAAGCCTTTGAGAAGTCTAGGACAGAGCAACTAGTTCGCAACATAATCATTTATACGATTTTTTATTTATTATTTATATTTTTTGTTATTTTCTTCGGCAAGAAATTAGTATATGCTGAAAAAGAAAGACAAGTGCTATTTGCTGAACTGGAGAAGATAGCCCATACAGATAAACTAACTGCTCTAGCCAGTAGACATTATTTCTTTATAAACCTTGAGCAAGAAATTCAACGCCATAAACGTTATGATTCTATTCTTTCTTTAATAATTATTGATTTAAATAACTTTAAGCAGATTAACGATAGATACGGACATTTAATAGGAGACGAGGCTTTAAAGTTAGCTAGTCAAATTATTAAAGATAATATTCGCACAACAGATTTGGCAGGAAGACTCGGTGGAGATGAGTTTGTAATTATGCTGCCGGAAACTGGTATAGAGCAGGCGGAAGAAATAGGAGAGCGGCTTCGTGAATCATTTGAACAAGCAGTTTTAATCATCGGAGAGGGCAATCAAAAAGTTGATATAAGTGCTTCGTTAGGAGCTAGCAATATAAATCTATTAGAAAAAGATCAAAGTATAGAAGAGGTTAGAAATCAACTAATAGCTAAGGCTGACAAGGCAATGTACAAAGCTAAGAAAATGGCAGTTGCAAATGGCGGAAGCTGTATTATGATATCGGAGGATTAG
Encoded here:
- a CDS encoding TIGR01457 family HAD-type hydrolase; the encoded protein is MYNNDKQALQAKRYKGYFLDLDGTIYRGTEPIPEAIDFVKNLQEQDIPFLFLTNNSSKTQKQVADKICAFGLDITEDHVYTSSMAAARYLLETNKTSEDKQNDTVSVWIIGEDGLRDAMQSVGIPENETNPTYVVMGIDHYISYEKLATACLAITNGAKLLATNLDRAIPTERGLLPGNGSLVSVVTTATGVNPIVVGKPTSIITRFALEKIGLSKEDVIMVGDNYDTDIRTGFNAGMDTLLVYSGLTTKEEVSTYEQKPTYEVDTLKNWDIL
- a CDS encoding mechanosensitive ion channel family protein, with translation MDLTVFNHYFEGIILNWQEVLAHRYFYATIVVIAFFVFRKLVVNRVFRFVAKRLEVKTTADKECIRTQLFQKIFAAVSYSLRNIFFIVGLITAVYIAQFSPRVEFVFIHFLRSLIIFFVGLGFYRLLDALKVDIDKLFKFFNEKFDKILIDFTLKVSKGLVIVTTVLLIMDVWGFEVSTFIAGLGLGGLAFALAAKDLVANIFAGFVVITDKPYSIGDWIESPDVEGTVEEITFRSTKVRTFANAIVTVPNAKLVDGAITNWTRMRKRRISFKLGVTYSTSVTQLRTVVKRIEEMLRSHPEVDQDVIFVKFNEFADSSLNIFMYYFTRTTVWGEFLAVREDTLMKVMEILKEEGVSVAFPSRSLYIENSDCDKVKETNSIKDENIKTEQDKEV
- a CDS encoding SDR family oxidoreductase; this encodes MKDTILVTGATGYIGGRLVPLLLEKGYSVRCFTRNTNRLLGMGWSKAEFIQGDALNPESLKDVFTGITVAYYLIHSMGQAKKGNFHSQDIEAARNFSVAAKKAGVQRIIYLSGLGSDADHLSEHLKSRHITGDTLRESGIPVTEFRAAQIIGAGSISFEMIRYLVERLPVMIAPKWVSTKSQPIAVDNVLQYLSAAIETPDSIGKVIEIGSQDTITYKGLLLLYAKLRGLKRRIIVVPVLTPELSARWVHLVTPISKTMAIPLISGMRNKVVVTDNIARIIFPTIKPMSCKEAIQKAIEHNKTNSLPTIWSSSIASSNLPSNQEQDTEQSWRTYAQKEGMFIESRSMVFNTNADTAFSIIQCIGGAKGWFYANTLWKIRGFWDKLMGGVGLLRGRRCDTTLRVGDPLDVWRVEELEPNRLLCLRAEMQLPGKAWLVYKVNELEDSNLGNTDSENQDSGSPRVIVEQTAYFEPKGLKGLIYWYSLVPAHCFMFTGMLTEIKKQAEASKR
- a CDS encoding methyl-accepting chemotaxis protein — its product is MFNILLRPIELLMNRLSYIKKFMVILIAGGALVMLINYFLLSEINDKIKIAEAQLVGAQYNNQLKDLLRDSQQHRGLSNAYLSGDETVKGDLEKLRASVDNTIQSISTNRVNFQQAIQDENTWNSIVQQWNSIKANFNNYTEETSFSEHTVMVDYILALIKDVGNQSGLILDTELDRYYLIDATINELPALSEDMGQLRAQGAAIINHGYIRAEERIEILTLQRSALMKLEDLIENLQVALQANPKLVDELRPLMDTLQTNSNIYLDLVERMFITEELQLSDARQYFAIATSAINSGFNIYEFVSDYVDEAFEQNLQTQKQYRYILVIMTLGVSIVVLYFFAGFYVSVIKSINTLNEAASAVAKGDLTVRAQLETTDELSRIGRAFNEMADSLAELIASSKEAANQVASSSVELSASASETMNATNEIAHAVQDVASGAESQVESANESSRAMEEMAQGITRIAESASIIAESAGEMSTKASHGNDSLQATVEQMGEIQKDTDKTANTVSALQQDAEEIGSILQLITDISSQTNLLALNAAIEAARAGEAGRGFAVVADEIRKLADQTGQATGQISGLIEKIQMNVKGSADSMASSKQQVDLGIANINAVNKMFKDIIDVVNDVSRQIEELSSVSEEMAAGSEEISASVQELANIAKHTSDQTQNIAASSEEQLAIMQEVAKSAESLEGTANELSKLVSRFKV
- a CDS encoding diguanylate cyclase, coding for MGEHKYFTVNTFLVFLIILISIFWVYSITAELHSTEETYVNLAIETAESYSEAVRDIRDWATRHGGVYVQVTEENTPNPYLNTENREVIIDNDFILTKLNPAYVTRQVSEISDERTGIYFTVVSIEPVNPANMADSWEEHALDSFTREGADKVYEVIKTEAGQLFRYITPIYLVEGCKGCHEEQDRPVGEVRGGISVAFPYEAFEKSRTEQLVRNIIIYTIFYLLFIFFVIFFGKKLVYAEKERQVLFAELEKIAHTDKLTALASRHYFFINLEQEIQRHKRYDSILSLIIIDLNNFKQINDRYGHLIGDEALKLASQIIKDNIRTTDLAGRLGGDEFVIMLPETGIEQAEEIGERLRESFEQAVLIIGEGNQKVDISASLGASNINLLEKDQSIEEVRNQLIAKADKAMYKAKKMAVANGGSCIMISED